One stretch of Jiangella gansuensis DSM 44835 DNA includes these proteins:
- a CDS encoding SDR family oxidoreductase: MRVAVVTGGGAGIGRAAVERLANDGELVVALDRDERALADLAEKAAGAGWTVRTRQVDIADDDAVERFATELATEFESIDTLVCAAGIQRYGTVEETSMELFDEVIGVNLRGVFAACHFLMPLLRADGGGSVVVVSSNQAYASQARVAAYATTKGALLALVRSMAVDHAADGVRVNAVCPGSVDTPMLRWAADLFSDGRPADDVVAEWGRTHPLGRVARPAEIADAIAYLASPQASFVTGTDLVVDGGVMAALGVALPEPTGEN, translated from the coding sequence ATGAGGGTTGCCGTTGTCACCGGTGGTGGCGCGGGCATCGGCCGGGCCGCCGTCGAGCGGCTGGCGAACGACGGCGAGCTGGTCGTCGCGCTCGACCGTGACGAGCGGGCGCTCGCCGATCTCGCCGAGAAGGCCGCCGGCGCCGGCTGGACCGTCCGCACCCGGCAGGTGGACATCGCCGACGACGACGCCGTCGAACGCTTCGCCACCGAGCTGGCCACGGAGTTCGAGAGCATCGACACTCTGGTCTGCGCGGCCGGCATCCAGCGCTACGGCACCGTCGAAGAGACCAGCATGGAGCTGTTCGACGAGGTCATCGGCGTCAACCTGCGGGGCGTCTTCGCGGCCTGCCACTTTCTGATGCCGCTGCTGCGCGCCGACGGCGGCGGGTCCGTCGTCGTCGTGTCGTCGAACCAGGCCTACGCCTCGCAGGCCCGGGTGGCCGCGTACGCCACCACCAAGGGCGCACTGCTGGCGCTGGTGCGGTCCATGGCCGTCGACCACGCAGCCGACGGGGTCCGGGTCAACGCCGTCTGCCCGGGCTCCGTCGACACCCCGATGCTGCGCTGGGCCGCGGACCTGTTCAGCGACGGTCGCCCGGCCGACGACGTCGTCGCCGAGTGGGGCCGCACCCACCCCCTGGGCCGGGTGGCCCGGCCCGCCGAGATCGCGGACGCGATCGCGTACCTGGCCAGCCCGCAGGCGAGTTTCGTGACCGGCACCGATCTGGTGGTCGACGGCGGCGTCATGGCGGCGCTGGGGGTCGCGCTGCCGGAACCGACAGGAGAGAACTGA
- a CDS encoding enolase C-terminal domain-like protein has translation MHIVDVRATTVTVPLEAPLRHSNGAHWGRFVRTIVEVEADNGLIGLGEMGGGGQSAEEAVRGLREYLVGHDPARTEALRWMLANPTASLYNNRTQLLAAVEFACLDLQGKQLGVPVHQLLGGKVRERVPFASYLFFRYPGADGSGEVRTPEQLVEQARQLKASHGFTVHKLKGGVFPPDYELECYRALAEAFPGDRLRHDPNGALSAEEAIRFARAIEDLDNDYFEDPTFGMNGLRRVRERTTIPIATNTVVVNFEQLAANVRDPAVDVVLLDTTFWGGIRACVKAAGVCETFQLGVAVHSSGELGIQLATMLHLGAVVPNLSFSADAHYHHLTGDVITGGPFTYRDGAIDVPDAPGLGVTLDRDKVAEYAELYRELGGYPYDRDPGRPGWYPLLPNTSWADPAVTGPVDLAS, from the coding sequence ATGCACATCGTGGACGTCCGAGCGACCACCGTCACGGTGCCGCTCGAAGCACCGCTGCGGCACAGCAACGGGGCGCACTGGGGACGGTTCGTCCGCACCATCGTCGAGGTCGAGGCCGACAACGGCCTCATCGGCCTGGGCGAGATGGGCGGCGGCGGGCAGAGTGCCGAGGAAGCGGTGCGCGGCCTGCGCGAATACCTCGTCGGTCACGACCCGGCACGCACCGAAGCGCTGCGGTGGATGCTGGCCAACCCGACCGCCAGCCTGTACAACAACCGCACCCAGTTGCTGGCCGCCGTCGAGTTCGCCTGCCTTGACCTTCAGGGCAAGCAGCTGGGGGTACCCGTGCACCAGCTGCTCGGCGGCAAGGTGCGCGAGCGGGTGCCGTTCGCCAGCTACCTGTTCTTCCGCTACCCGGGCGCCGACGGCAGCGGCGAGGTCCGCACGCCGGAGCAGCTGGTCGAGCAGGCCCGCCAGCTCAAGGCCAGTCACGGCTTCACGGTGCACAAGCTCAAGGGCGGCGTCTTCCCGCCCGACTACGAGCTGGAGTGCTACCGGGCGCTGGCGGAGGCGTTCCCCGGCGACCGGCTGCGCCACGACCCGAACGGCGCGCTGTCGGCGGAGGAGGCCATCCGGTTCGCCCGCGCCATCGAGGACCTCGACAACGACTACTTCGAGGACCCGACGTTCGGCATGAACGGACTGCGCCGGGTCCGCGAACGCACCACCATCCCGATCGCCACCAACACGGTCGTGGTCAACTTCGAGCAGCTGGCCGCGAACGTCCGCGACCCCGCCGTCGACGTCGTCCTGCTGGACACCACGTTCTGGGGCGGCATCCGCGCATGCGTCAAGGCCGCCGGCGTGTGCGAGACGTTCCAGCTCGGCGTCGCCGTGCACTCGTCCGGCGAGCTGGGCATCCAGCTGGCGACGATGCTGCACCTGGGCGCCGTCGTGCCGAACCTGTCGTTCTCGGCCGACGCCCACTACCACCACCTGACCGGCGACGTCATCACCGGCGGGCCGTTCACCTACCGCGACGGCGCCATCGACGTGCCCGACGCGCCGGGCCTCGGCGTCACCCTCGACCGGGACAAGGTGGCCGAGTACGCCGAGCTCTACCGGGAGCTGGGCGGCTACCCGTACGACCGCGATCCCGGCCGGCCAGGCTGGTACCCGCTGCTGCCGAACACCAGCTGGGCCGACCCCGCGGTCACCGGTCCCGTCGACCTCGCCTCCTGA
- a CDS encoding Mrp/NBP35 family ATP-binding protein has product MSALPTVEDVTAALATVKDPEIKRPITELKMVKSVDVAPDGRVTVEIYLTVSGCPLRETIIRDVTAAVMALQGTTSADVVLDVMSQEQRAELSKQLRGGQPEREIPFVKPGSLTRVYAVASGKGGVGKSSVTANLAAAMAADGVRVGLVDADIYGHSIPRMFGVEGSQPTVVEKMIMPVPAHGVKLISTEMFKPDRDIPVAWRGPMLHRALQQFLTDVYWGDLDVLLLDLPPGTGDVAISLAQLLPNAEILVVTTPQLAAAEVAERAGSIAIQTHQQVAGVIENMSFLPCPHCGPAHRLEVFGSGGGQRVADGLSRRLGTAVPLLGEIPLDTRLREGGDSGHPLVLGEPDVPGAQALREIARRLSHRQRGLAGMSLSLSPAG; this is encoded by the coding sequence ATGAGCGCGCTCCCAACCGTCGAGGACGTCACCGCGGCCCTGGCCACCGTCAAGGACCCAGAGATCAAGCGGCCCATCACCGAGCTGAAGATGGTGAAGTCGGTCGACGTGGCGCCCGACGGCCGGGTCACCGTCGAGATCTACCTCACCGTCTCCGGCTGTCCACTGCGCGAGACGATCATCCGTGACGTCACCGCCGCGGTCATGGCGCTGCAGGGAACCACGTCCGCTGACGTCGTGCTCGACGTCATGTCGCAGGAGCAGCGCGCGGAGCTGTCGAAGCAGTTGCGCGGCGGCCAGCCGGAGCGGGAGATCCCGTTCGTCAAGCCCGGCTCGCTCACCCGGGTCTATGCCGTCGCGTCGGGCAAGGGCGGCGTCGGCAAGTCGTCGGTGACGGCCAACCTGGCCGCCGCGATGGCCGCCGACGGTGTCCGCGTCGGCCTGGTGGACGCCGACATCTACGGCCACTCGATCCCGCGGATGTTCGGTGTCGAGGGCTCGCAGCCCACCGTCGTCGAGAAGATGATCATGCCGGTGCCGGCGCACGGGGTGAAGCTCATCTCCACCGAGATGTTCAAGCCCGACCGCGACATCCCGGTCGCCTGGCGCGGCCCCATGCTGCACCGGGCGCTGCAACAGTTCCTGACCGACGTCTACTGGGGCGACCTCGACGTCCTGCTGCTCGACCTGCCGCCGGGCACCGGCGACGTCGCCATCTCGCTGGCGCAGCTGCTGCCCAACGCCGAGATCCTCGTCGTGACGACGCCGCAGCTCGCCGCCGCGGAGGTCGCCGAGCGGGCTGGGTCCATCGCCATCCAGACGCACCAGCAGGTGGCCGGCGTCATCGAGAACATGTCCTTCCTGCCGTGTCCGCACTGCGGCCCGGCGCACCGGCTCGAGGTGTTCGGCAGCGGCGGCGGCCAGCGGGTCGCCGACGGCCTGTCGCGCCGCCTGGGCACCGCGGTCCCGCTGCTGGGCGAGATCCCGCTCGACACCCGGCTGCGCGAGGGCGGCGACTCCGGTCACCCGCTCGTGCTCGGCGAGCCGGACGTCCCGGGCGCGCAGGCGCTGCGCGAGATCGCCCGGCGGCTGTCGCACCGGCAGCGCGGGCTCGCCGGCATGTCGTTGAGCCTCTCCCCCGCGGGCTGA
- a CDS encoding MarR family winged helix-turn-helix transcriptional regulator has translation MTASKDTDQWVTPEQFEVWRQFIRVQSRVLRKLEADLLEHHNLPLAWYDVLVRLLEADERRLRMSELADRVMLSPSGLTRLVDRMVDEGLVSRTPAEGDGRGFYAVLTETGYERLRDASGTHLRGVHEYVVGRFDEQELAMLTSLLRRIEA, from the coding sequence ATGACGGCCAGCAAGGACACCGACCAATGGGTCACGCCCGAGCAGTTCGAGGTGTGGCGCCAGTTCATCCGGGTGCAGTCCCGGGTGCTGAGGAAGCTCGAAGCCGACCTGCTCGAGCATCACAACCTGCCGCTGGCCTGGTACGACGTCCTGGTCCGGCTGCTGGAGGCCGACGAGCGCCGGCTGCGCATGAGCGAACTGGCCGACCGGGTGATGCTCTCGCCCAGCGGCCTGACTCGGCTGGTGGACCGGATGGTGGACGAGGGCCTGGTGTCCCGGACGCCCGCCGAAGGCGACGGCCGCGGGTTCTACGCCGTGCTCACCGAGACCGGCTACGAGCGGCTGCGCGATGCCAGCGGCACTCACCTGCGCGGCGTCCACGAGTACGTCGTCGGGCGCTTCGACGAGCAGGAGCTGGCCATGCTCACGTCGCTCCTGCGCCGCATCGAGGCGTGA